Proteins encoded together in one Lathyrus oleraceus cultivar Zhongwan6 chromosome 5, CAAS_Psat_ZW6_1.0, whole genome shotgun sequence window:
- the LOC127081755 gene encoding uncharacterized protein LOC127081755, with protein MGGSKASSTSEVGNGLPRCGCNETMKLLVSKSIENPGRKFWKCRNNMNGCGLFLWDDLVSEFAVKETNPSGCRQCEVNKAYLIEFAKEIVEEIDCRVGKLNKLEKLKKKIAMEKRKNLWLMFVIGLSWMLIAAMVKLV; from the exons ATGGGTGGCAGCAAGGCATCTTCCACGAGTGAAGTTGGAAACGGCTTACCAAGATGTGGATGCAATGAAACCATGAAGTTGTTGGTCTCCAAGTCAATTGAAAACCCCGGTCGCAAATTTTGGAAATGCAGGAATAATATG AATGGGTGCGGTTTATTTTTGTGGGATGATTTGGTCAGTGAGTTTGCAGTGAAAGAAACCAATCCGTCCGGATGCCGCCAATGTGAAGTCAACAAGGcttatttgattgaatttgcTAAAGAGATTGTTGAGGAGATAGATTGCAGAGTCGGAAAGCTTAACAAGTTAGAAAAACTGAAGAAAAAGATTGCAATGGAAAAGAGGAAAAATTTATGGTTAATGTTTGTAATTGGTCTGTCATGGATGTTGATAGCAGCTATGGTTAAGTTAGTCTAA